From a single Candidatus Binataceae bacterium genomic region:
- a CDS encoding glycosyltransferase family 39 protein, giving the protein MESTAHPRRAAERLAGSPGSAADGPPEPRDAACKSSIEVFGYVLSWRAAAAAVLTLAAVMFLTRLGARALWSSEFRWAEIAREMQLTSRYFWPTINGKVYFDKPLGSYWLVLAASWLTGGLDETSARLPCAIAGVLGVWLVMIVGRRLYDGRVGLLAGVILATSFSFVFFSRHASADVETVTGELAAFALFLRNEGRQDGWWVVGLWLVMAATSLTKGLLGFVLPLIVLGVYSGLADGWAELGRRLARGPLTDRIGWLFERSRWLFNWKSVVAIPLGAAVYYVPFAISAARTGSEKGLEMVYRENVVRFFHPFDHRGPIYLYCYVIFALMMPWSALLPAALAQAHHRSVHRGPVDLSRSDSGVEVERGHRFALVYFWATFVFFTLSGSRRSYYLLPILPAAALLVARMLAMPVESLSPLPRRLLRIGYGVIAIAVAGGAIVMLPPAWIFKGSMATLPAAPDRVIYAICWAVSLLSVIYALRKFDTPRVAVSTMTVGALFIAYLFIFAMPAADRWRGEKQFAQDIRHQMGAATTGVVLYKTIGPLYYLNLPDPLPYYDDPAKLRGDVLENRVRWIIVRRRDRQTLQDLLNQLGGAGGVAASEQAFPFEGRQHVLNKELLVAVEPPGANALPSTVASPTNSPSTVP; this is encoded by the coding sequence ATGGAAAGTACCGCTCACCCGCGCCGCGCCGCCGAACGTCTTGCCGGATCGCCGGGTTCTGCCGCCGACGGACCGCCGGAGCCGCGGGATGCCGCGTGCAAGTCTTCAATAGAGGTCTTCGGATACGTCCTCTCGTGGCGCGCGGCCGCGGCCGCCGTCCTGACGCTGGCGGCGGTGATGTTTCTTACCCGCCTGGGCGCGCGAGCGCTCTGGTCTTCTGAATTTCGATGGGCCGAAATCGCGCGTGAGATGCAGCTCACCTCGCGCTATTTCTGGCCGACCATCAACGGCAAGGTCTATTTCGACAAGCCGCTCGGTTCATACTGGCTGGTGCTGGCCGCGAGCTGGCTGACCGGCGGACTCGACGAGACGTCGGCGCGGCTGCCATGCGCCATTGCGGGAGTGCTCGGCGTATGGCTGGTGATGATCGTCGGGCGGCGCCTCTACGACGGCCGCGTCGGGCTGCTTGCCGGCGTGATTCTCGCCACCAGTTTCAGCTTCGTGTTCTTTTCCCGCCATGCCTCGGCCGACGTTGAAACGGTCACCGGCGAGCTGGCCGCGTTCGCGCTTTTTCTGCGCAATGAAGGGCGTCAGGACGGATGGTGGGTGGTCGGGCTATGGCTGGTGATGGCGGCGACATCGCTCACCAAGGGACTGCTCGGCTTCGTGCTGCCGCTGATCGTGCTCGGAGTGTATTCGGGTCTGGCCGATGGATGGGCCGAGTTGGGACGCCGCCTTGCACGCGGCCCGCTGACTGACCGAATCGGATGGCTCTTCGAGCGCAGCCGATGGCTATTCAACTGGAAATCGGTGGTTGCGATCCCGCTTGGGGCGGCGGTTTACTACGTGCCGTTCGCGATCTCGGCCGCGCGCACCGGCTCCGAAAAAGGGCTGGAGATGGTTTATCGGGAAAACGTCGTGCGGTTTTTCCATCCGTTCGACCATCGCGGCCCCATCTATCTTTATTGCTACGTCATCTTCGCCCTGATGATGCCGTGGTCCGCGCTTCTGCCTGCCGCGCTCGCCCAGGCGCATCACCGGTCGGTTCATCGCGGGCCGGTTGACCTATCCCGGAGCGATTCCGGCGTTGAAGTGGAGCGCGGACATCGCTTCGCGCTGGTCTATTTCTGGGCGACCTTCGTCTTCTTCACGCTTTCCGGATCGCGCCGCAGCTACTACCTTCTGCCGATTCTTCCGGCCGCGGCACTGCTCGTCGCGCGAATGCTGGCGATGCCGGTCGAGTCTCTGTCGCCGCTGCCGCGCCGGCTCCTTCGGATTGGTTACGGAGTTATCGCGATAGCGGTCGCGGGCGGAGCGATCGTGATGCTCCCGCCTGCTTGGATATTCAAGGGCTCGATGGCGACGCTGCCGGCAGCTCCCGATCGCGTGATCTATGCGATTTGCTGGGCGGTCTCGCTGCTCTCGGTAATCTACGCGCTAAGAAAGTTCGACACTCCGCGAGTGGCGGTGTCAACGATGACCGTCGGCGCACTTTTCATAGCTTACCTGTTTATTTTTGCGATGCCGGCCGCCGATCGATGGCGCGGGGAAAAGCAATTCGCCCAGGATATCCGCCACCAGATGGGCGCGGCCACCACGGGCGTAGTGCTGTACAAGACCATCGGGCCGCTCTACTACCTCAATCTCCCGGATCCGCTGCCGTACTATGACGATCCGGCCAAATTGCGAGGCGACGTACTTGAAAACAGGGTCCGATGGATAATCGTGCGCCGGCGCGACCGTCAAACCCTGCAAGACCTATTGAATCAGCTCGGCGGCGCAGGCGGGGTGGCCGCCAGCGAACAAGCCTTTCCGTTCGAGGGGCGCCAGCACGTGCTCAACAAGGAACTCCTGGTGGCTGTAGAACCTCCCGGCGCTAACGCTCTACCATCCACGGTCGCGTCGCCAACCAACTCGCCCTCGACCGTTCCCTAA